Within Aegilops tauschii chloroplast, complete genome, the genomic segment AGCAGCTAAGTCTAGAGGGAAGTTGTGAGCATTACGTTCGTGCATTACTTCCATACCAAGGTTAGCACGGTTGATGATATCAGCCCAAGTATTAATAACGCGACCTTGACTATCAACTACAGATTGGTTGAAATTGAAACCATTTAGGTTGAAAGCCATAGTACTAATACCTAAAGCAGTGAACCAGATTCCTACTACAGGCCAAGCAGCCAAGAAGAAGTGTAAAGAACGAGAGTTGTTGAAACTAGCATATTGGAAGATTAATCGGCCAAAATAACCATGAGCAGCCACAATATTATAAGTTTCTTCCTCTTGACCAAATTTGTAACCCTCATTAGCAGATTCATTTTCAGTAGTTTCCCTGATCAAACTAGAGGTTACCAAGGAACCATGCATAGCACTGAATAGGGAACCGCCGAATACACCAGCTACACCTAACATGTGGAATGGATGCATAAGGATGTTGTGCTCTGCCTGGAATACAATCATAAAGTTGAAAGTACCAGAGATTCCTAAAGGCATACCATCAGAAAAGCTTCCTTGACCAATAGGGTAAATCAAGAAAACAGCAGTAGCAGCTGCAACAGGAGCTGAATATGCAACAGCAATCCAAGGACGCATACCCAGACGGAAACTAAGTTCCCACTCACGACCCATATAACAAGCTACACCAAGTAAGAAGTGTAGAACAATTAGCTCATAAGGACCACCATTGTATAACCAC encodes:
- the psbA gene encoding photosystem II protein D1, whose protein sequence is MTAILERRESTSLWGRFCNWITSTENRLYIGWFGVLMIPTLLTATSVFIIAFIAAPPVDIDGIREPVSGSLLYGNNIISGAIIPTSAAIGLHFYPIWEAASVDEWLYNGGPYELIVLHFLLGVACYMGREWELSFRLGMRPWIAVAYSAPVAAATAVFLIYPIGQGSFSDGMPLGISGTFNFMIVFQAEHNILMHPFHMLGVAGVFGGSLFSAMHGSLVTSSLIRETTENESANEGYKFGQEEETYNIVAAHGYFGRLIFQYASFNNSRSLHFFLAAWPVVGIWFTALGISTMAFNLNGFNFNQSVVDSQGRVINTWADIINRANLGMEVMHERNAHNFPLDLAAVEVPSING